The Brassica napus cultivar Da-Ae chromosome C7, Da-Ae, whole genome shotgun sequence genome has a segment encoding these proteins:
- the LOC111211768 gene encoding uncharacterized protein LOC111211768 codes for MKRDISPDILFLMETKNPDSFVAKKMDKLKNRRKELWDQLIDVNAAREAPWFLTGDFNDLLNNAEKDGGVTRSEASFTDLRTFFSEGDLFDLQYSGDFLSWRGKRGDDLVRCRLDRAVANSDWAELFPTARSLYLAFERSDHKPLLSCFEPEKRKQRGLFHYDRRLKNNPEVKDLVAKTWMSGSFRTVTDRISAMRSVLIGWSRQQALNSRARIEEKKFQLDQALTDPINDTELITKVTKELDDAYAAEESYWQKRSRQLWLSLGDRNTGYFHAVSKNRKRINAFSVIENSEGEPVYQEDQIGRVIVDYFQQLFTSMGGDREETVNYALSPMITAETNEELIRIPSALEIKEAVFYVHAHKAPGPDGFSASFFHTNWENIGAEIEKEIQEFFMTDKLPDKINETHIRLISKIQSPKTVAEYRPIALCNVYYKIISKILTKRLQPLLSGFISENQSAFVPGRAISDNVLITHEVLHYLKTSKAEKRVSMAVKTDMSKAYDRLEWDFIKLCVSTVTYSFLINGSPRGRVTPSRGIRQGDPLSPYIFILCSEVLSGLCNKAQEDGTLKGVRVRGCPRLNHLLFADDTMFFLRASKESGEALCRLLKRYEEASGQSINTEKSSINFSRHAPVALKMAVKDALSIQKEGGIGKYLGLPELFGRKKRDLFSSIVDRIKQKACGWSNRFLSTAGKMTMLTSVLSPIPSHAMSCFQLPISLCKRIQSALTRFWWDTNMGNKKMAWIAWSKLVQLKESGGLNFRDIQSFNEAFLAKLSWRLINRPDSLLGRVLFGKYCNSESFLECSEKTAISHGWRGILIGRDIIINSAGWEVGNGSSINIWEKPWLSFSTQLRPMGPPPREFSQLTVSDLMLPDRNEWDIDMIQRVLPFEEQRILAIKPSLTGAPDKLSWLSTDTGDYSTKTGYKAVLSSRSVEDAGSIEECSFDWKKSVWKLQTTPKIKLFIWKALHGALPVSEALKARGINTDGQCKRCNMPESIDHLLFHCSYARQVWESAPVSPSIEYSGSIDLRNNWSSFCSRKSLPPTGVSTGALAPWITWQLWLARNKLVFEGKIITVEETISRASACAQEWISCQDQVKNAKQTIPTRSPLHPECALVRTDAAWSETLKIAGLGWTTRRQERDFPFATTVHHVESPLAAEGLAMREALLKCREIGLSKLRCESDSAILIKAINLRSPLVPVRETHVDELLNAVVGRVGYSYCETGNRMEIVWVDSNL; via the exons ATGAAGAGGGATATCTCTCCAGACATTCTATTCCTTATGGAAACTAAAAACCCCGACAGCTTTGTCGCAAAGAAGATGGACAAGCTGAA AAACCGAAGAAAAGAATTGTGGGATCAATTGATCGACGTAAATGCGGCTCGAGAAGCACCCTGGTTTCTAACCGGTGACTTCAATGACCTACTCAACAATGCAGAAAAAGATGGAGGGGTGACTCGCTCTGAAGCTTCCTTTACAGACCTGAGAACTTTCTTCTCCGAAGGTGACCTATTTGATTTACAATACTCGGGAGATTTCCTGTCATGGAGAGGGAAACGTGGTGATGATTTGGTCCGCTGTAGACTAGATCGCGCAGTAGCGAACAGTGATTGGGCTGAGCTGTTTCCGACGGCAAGATCTCTATATCTGGCCTTTGAAAGATCGGATCACAAACCATTACTATCCTGCTTTGAGCCAGAGAAGAGAAAGCAACGAGGATTGTTCCATTATGACCGACGACTAAAGAACAACCCGGAAGTAAAAGACTTGGTAGCCAAGACATGGATGAGTGGGTCTTTTAGAACTGTCACTGACAGAATCTCAGCAATGAGATCAGTCCTAATTGGATGGAGCAGGCAACAGGCCCTGAACAGTAGAGCCCGTATCGAAGAGAAGAAGTTTCAACTGGATCAAGCACTAACGGATCCTATAAATGATACAGAGCTGATAACAAAAGTGACTAAGGAACTTGATGATGCATATGCAGCCGAGGAGAGCTATTGGCAAAAAAGGAGCAGGCAGCTATGGCTAAGCCTAGGAGATAGAAACACCGGCTACTTTCACGCTGTGTCCAAGAACCGGAAACGAATCAATGCCTTTTCGGTTATTGAGAACTCAGAAGGAGAACCGGTTTATCAGGAAGATCAAATTGGGAGAGTTATTGTAGACTACTTCCAGCAGCTGTTCACATCAATGGGAGGAGACAGAGAGGAAACTGTGAACTACGCCCTATCCCCTATGATCACGGCAGAGACAAACGAAGAGTTAATCCGCATACCGTCTGCACTGGAAATTAAGGAGGCAGTCTTCTATGTTCACGCACACAAAGCCCCGGGACCGGATGGCTTCTCGGCCAGCTTCTTTCATACGAATTGGGAAAACATAGGAGCGGAAATAGAGAAGGAAATCCAGGAGTTTTTCATGACAGACAAACTGCCAGACAAGATCAACGAAACCCATATCCGACTTATTTCGAAGATACAAAGCCCGAAGACGGTTGCTGAGTACAGGCCCATCGCCTTATGCAATGTCTACTACAAGATCATCTCCAAGATCTTGACCAAGAGGCTGCAGCCACTGTTATCGGGTTTCATCTCAGAGAATCAGTCCGCCTTTGTCCCGGGCCGAGCAATATCGGACAATGTCCTCATCACCCATGAAGTCCTTCACTACCTAAAGACATCTAAGGCAGAGAAGAGAGTGTCTATGGCGGTTAAAACCGATATGAGTAAAGCCTATGATAGGCTCGAATGGGACTTCATCAAATTG TGTGTCTCTACAGTTACTTACTCCTTCCTCATTAACGGCTCGCCTAGAGGAAGAGTCACACCGAGTAGAGGTATCCGTCAAGGAGACCCTCTCTCACCATACATCTTCATTTTGTGTAGTGAGGTTCTCTCGGGTCTATGTAACAAAGCGCAAGAGGACGGAACCCTTAAAGGAGTCCGTGTACGAGGGTGTCCTCGTCTCAACCATCTCCTCTTCGCCGATGACACAATGTTCTTCCTTCGAGCAAGCAAGGAAAGTGGAGAGGCTCTATGCCGGTTATTGAAGCGCTATGAAGAGGCTTCCGGACAGTcaatcaacactgaaaaatcCTCGATCAATTTCTCTAGACACGCCCCGGTAGCTCTAAAAATGGCTGTCAAAGACGCTCTCTCGATCCAGAAAGAGGGAGGTATCGGAAAATATCTCGGGCTTCCAGAGCTGTTCGGAAGGAAAAAGAGAGACTTATTCTCATCAATAGTGGACCGCATAAAGCAAAAGGCCTGCGGGTGGTCAAACCGTTTCTTATCGACAGCCGGGAAGATGACTATGCTCACAAGTGTGTTATCCCCCATTCCGTCACACGCTATGTCTTGTTTCCAACTTCCGATATCTCTGTGTAAGAGAATTCAATCAGCGTTAACACGCTTCTGGTGGGACACGAACATGGGAAACAAGAAGATGGCATGGATTGCTTGGTCTAAGCTGGTGCAACTCAAGGAAAGTGGAGGATTAAACTTCAGAGACATTCAGAGCTTTAATGAAGCGTTCCTTGCAAAACTAAGTTGGAGGCTCATCAATCGTCCCGACTCCCTACTTGGCCGAGTCCTGTTTGGGAAGTATTGCAACTCCGAAAGCTTCTTAGAATGTTCAGAGAAAACGGCAATATCCCATGGATGGAGGGGGATTCTAATTGGTCGCGATATCATCATCAACTCTGCAGGCTGGGAAGTAGGCAATGGCTCCAGCATCAACATCTGGGAAAAACCATGGCTCAGTTTCTCCACACAGCTGAGACCTATGGGGCCACCACCGAGAGAATTCTCCCAGCTCACAGTGTCGGATCTCATGCTCCCGGACCGAAATGAGTGGGATATTGATATGATCCAGCGAGTGCTTCCTTTCGAGGAACAGAGGATCCTAGCCATTAAGCCAAGTTTAACCGGGGCTCCGGATAAACTCTCTTGGCTGAGCACGGATACAGGAGATTATTCGACAAAAACCGGATACAAAGCAGTCCTTTCCTCTCGAAGTGTAGAGGATGCAGGGAGTATAGAGGAGTGTTCTTTCGATTGGAAGAAGAGTGTTTGGAAGCTTCAAACAACACCGAAGATCAAGTTGTTCATCTGGAAAGCTCTTCATGGAGCATTACCCGTTAGCGAAGCTCTCAAAGCCAGGGGAATCAACACTGATGGACAATGTAAACGATGTAATATGCCTGAATCTATTGATCATCTGCTCTTTCATTGCTCCTATGCTAGACAGGTTTGGGAATCAGCTCCTGTCTCCCCAAGCATTGAGTACAGTGGATCCATAGATTTAAGGAACAACTGGAGTAGCTTCtgctcaagaaagagtttgccACCAACTGGAGTTTCTACAGGAGCTTTGGCTCCTTGGATCACATGGCAGCTATGGTTAGCTCGGAATAAGCTCGTATTTGAAGGGAAAATCATCACAGTGGAAGAAACCATTTCCAGAGCATCTGCCTGCGCCCAAGAATGGATCTCGTGCCAAGATCAGGTGAAAAATGCAAAGCAAACGATACCAACTAGATCTCCCTTGCACCCGGAATGCGCCTTGGTGAGAACCGACGCGGCTTGGAGCGAAACCTTAAAAATTGCAGGGCTAGGTTGGACAACTAGACGCCAAGAGAGAGACTTTCCATTCGCGACCACAGTGCATCACGTAGAGTCTCCACTTGCAGCAGAAGGATTGGCTATGAGGGAAGCTCTCCTGAAATGCAGAGAAATTGGCCTGTCAAAGCTCAGATGTGAATCGGATTCTGCTATCTTGATCAAAGCCATAAATTTGCGCTCCCCACTG GTCCCTGTAAGAGAAACTCATGTTGATGAACTTCTCAATGCTGTAGTAGGTAGAGTTGGTTACTCCTACTGCGAGACTGGAAACCGGATGGAAATCGTGTGGGTTGACAGCAATCTGTAG
- the LOC111211769 gene encoding uncharacterized protein LOC111211769, protein MAGRLRREEKGKEIASDPFQAPRTAHIRIQDPDNAELLQRHSLTLIGRVTNRTAQRVWSLIPFFTDLWKANTKPVGSELGNGMFQFQFDNEEDLLTVLEKRPYYYGRWMVIVQRWEPTVSKNFPSLLPFWIKVQGIPVHLWTEETIQKLREDLGVFEKAEITSTTVRMRVQINGLLPLIKTSVIEYANGDEVTASFVYEKLDRHCYKCYRLDRDIKDCLEAKHEARALKAQDASMGNEEQDRRGTQPKHQVSGSNIFHFSAQTTEHRGRQDFNRRERQMDARDELEARRRSRSSRDTVSRRYLSEDPKRGREDHHSQTSRSSYHRDTNLHHHEVNSGPRDLRRDLSDRYLSRDRSLQTSRHRDSVTSAREESPPRQSRSNQNRGIPLEEIQASVPKEVFNAAVGEVREAMMQYTQCNDPTESAARRERMRRAEEEGEMEETAALMIQAKMTAPTDTVKTPEQQPSRERVPATLRLGPIAPSTQEPAPKVIKEAGKRKPGRPPSKRTVQGSPKLIRGSTSKKRKTHQDKPTATRRKLNQDSAQGNPQKSNSKPSSSRGFRGAVGRTESQSNSEDQPICNLIPASSRRRRMDFQNPSTPVP, encoded by the coding sequence ATGGCTGGTCGACTTAGGAGAGAggagaaaggaaaagaaatagCTTCTGACCCCTTTCAAGCCCCAAGAACGGCTCACATCAGAATCCAAGACCCGGATAATGCTGAACTCCTACAACGCCACTCTCTAACACTCATAGGCCGAGTTACTAACAGGACGGCGCAACGAGTCTGGTCTCTGATTCCTTTTTTCACCGATCTCTGGAAGGCAAATACTAAACCGGTCGGATCTGAGCTAGGAAACGGAATGTTCCAGTTTCAGTTTGATAATGAAGAGGATCTACTTACGGTCCTGGAAAAAAGACCATACTATTATGGAAGATGGATGGTTATTGTTCAGAGGTGGGAACCCACAGTCTCCAAAAATTTCCCATCTCTCCTGCCTTTTTGGATTAAGGTTCAAGGGATTCCTGTTCACCTATGGACAGAGGAGACAATCCAGAAGCTTAGGGAAGACCTGGGTGTTTTTGAAAAGGCGGAAATCACCTCTACAACAGTAAGGATGAGAGTGCAGATCAATGGTCTTCTCCCATTGATAAAGACTTCGGTGATTGAGTATGCGAATGGTGATGAAGTTACAGCAAGTTTTGTCTATGAAAAACTAGACAGACATTGCTATAAATGCTACCGGTTGGATCGTGACATAAAAGACTGCTTGGAGGCAAAGCATGAAGCAAGAGCTCTTAAAGCTCAGGATGCTAGCATGGGAAATGAAGAGCAAGACAGAAGGGGAACACAACCTAAGCATCAAGTTTCAGGTTCAAATATTTTCCACTTCTCAGCGCAAACTACAGAACACAGGGGAAGGCAAGATTTTAACCGGCGAGAACGCCAAATGGATGCAAGAGACGAATTGGAAGCTCGGCGTAGATCGCGCTCCAGCCGAGATACAGTTTCTCGAAGGTATCTTAGTGAGGACCCTAAACGAGGAAGAGAAGATCACCACAGTCAAACTAGCCGTTCCTCCTACCATCGTGACACTAATCTACACCATCATGAGGTTAATTCTGGACCACGAGACCTTCGGAGAGATCTATCGGATAGATATTTATCCAGGGATCGCAGCTTGCAAACCTCTAGACATAGAGATAGCGTAACATCTGCACGAGAAGAGTCACCCCCAAGGCAGTCAAGAAGTAATCAGAATAGGGGGATTCCCCTGGAAGAAATTCAAGCCTCGGTTCCAAAGGAGGTCTTTAATGCAGCAGTGGGAGAAGTTAGAGAGGCCATGATGCAATATACCCAATGCAACGACCCAACCGAGAGTGCTGCCCGCAGAGAACGTATGAGAAGGGCAGAGGAGGAAGGCGAAATGGAGGAGACAGCTGCACTTATGATTCAAGCAAAGATGACAGCCCCTACAGACACCGTGAAAACCCCGGAGCAGCAACCCTCAAGGGAGAGAGTGCCAGCTACCCTCAGATTAGGACCCATTGCCCCATCTACACAAGAACCAGCTCCAAAGGTAATCAAAGAAGCGGGCAAGAGGAAGCCTGGAAGACCACCGAGCAAACGTACAGTGCAAGGAAGTCCAAAGCTGATCAGAGGATCCACTTCAAAAAAGAGGAAAACTCACCAAGATAAGCCAACTGCCACCAGAAGAAAACTTAACCAGGACAGTGCTCAAGGAAACCCGCAAAAATCAAACTCAAAACCTTCCTCATCACGGGGTTTCCGAGGGGCGGTAGGAAGAACAGAGTCTCAATCCAACTCGGAGGATCAGCCCATATGCAACCTGATACCGGCGTCATCAAGACGGCGTAGGAtggattttcaaaatccatCTACTCCCGTTCCTTAA
- the LOC111211772 gene encoding CRS2-associated factor 1, chloroplastic-like, with the protein MSSLKLNTPCPIFAPSLFPNPNPRGRSEIRFSRWGNANAERFEQRRRTQGELEAEIRRDRRFDAATSIVHTQDSAAASSEPKTSTFRSRGTPSQPSARSIPGRRSKYSKPDYGPNRPKNKPKVPDSPPQLGAKPEVKLSEDGLSYVIDGAPFEFKYSYTETPKVKPLKLREAPYAPFGPTTMGRPWTGRAPLPQSQKPPREFDSFSLPPAGKKGVKPVQKPGPFRPGVGPRYVYTKEEILGEPLTKEEIRELVTSCLKTTRQLNMGRDGLTHNMLNNIHDLWKRRRVCKIKCKGVCTVDMDNVCEQLEEKIGGKVIYRRGGVIFLFRGRNYNHRTRPRFPLMLWKPAAPVYPRLIQQVPEGLTLKEATAMRRKGRELMPICKLGKNGVYCDLVKNVREAFEVCELVRIDCQGIKGSDFRKIGAKLKDLVSCVLISFENEQILIWRGREWKSSLTVPDKKDDILRDIDVDTVSEEDEVSESLNHTQTVNQNSSSGPMEFQHDPDGDELCSSTGDISALEGAGSTLHASSTEDVTTDNSLGDHQEPEQELETSEEINRQSVERVLNMMKQAVESGAALVLDPADLDPDTVFAKAVAFSSVATPGPVFQHGLKKQQAVKKEESREFSYQNLEAKTSSVVVPGRKEVAARVERYDKREKEGVELKMEELDEDYREVIPHGTLKVDELAKLLA; encoded by the exons ATGTCGTCGTTGAAACTCAACACCCCTTGTCCAATTTTCGCGCCATCTCTGTTCCCAAACCCGAACCCAAGAGGACGCAGCGAGATCCGATTCTCCAGATGGGGCAACGCTAACGCGGAGCGGTTCGAGCAGCGTCGCCGGACCCAAGGGGAGCTCGAAGCAGAAATCCGCCGCGACCGCCGCTTCGACGCCGCCACTTCAATCGTCCACACGCAAGACTCCGCCGCCGCATCGTCCGAGCCCAAAACCTCGACTTTCAGGTCCAGAGGCACTCCTTCGCAACCATCCGCACGATCAATCCCGGGCCGGAGATCCAAATACTCCAAACCCGATTACGGGCCCAACAGGCCCAAGAACAAGCCCAAAGTCCCCGACTCGCCGCCGCAGCTAGGCGCGAAGCCGGAGGTTAAGCTGAGCGAAGACGGGCTGTCTTACGTCATCGACGGAGCTCCGTTCGAGTTCAAGTACAGCTACACGGAGACGCCAAAGGTCAAGCCTTTGAAGCTTCGCGAGGCTCCCTACGCGCCTTTTGGCCCCACGACGATGGGGAGGCCGTGGACTGGCCGCGCTCCGCTTCCTCAGTCGCAGAAGCCGCCGAGGGAGTTCGATTCGTTTAGCTTGCCGCCTGCGGGGAAGAAGGGGGTGAAACCGGTTCAGAAACCGGGTCCTTTTCGACCCGGGGTGGGGCCTAGGTATGTTTACACCAAGGAGGAGATTTTGGGAGAGCCTTTGACCAAGGAAGAGATCAGAGAGCTTGTTACTTCTTGCTTAAAGACTACAAGGCAATTGAATATGG GTAGAGATGGCTTGACGCATAACATGTTGAACAACATACATGACTTATGGAAGCGGCGAAGGGTTTGTAAGATTAAATGCAAGGGAGTTTGTACAGTTGACATGGATAATGTTTGCGAGCAATTAGAG GAGAAAATTGGAGGGAAGGTGATATACAGAAGAGGAGGTGTGATTTTCCTATTCCGTGGCAGAAACTATAACCACAGGACAAGACCGCGCTTCCCTCTTATGTTGTGGAAGCCTGCAGCTCCAGTTTATCCGAGGCTGATTCAACAAGTTCCTGAGGGTCTAACTCTTAAGGAAGCTACAGCGATGCGGAGGAAAGGACGAGAGCTCATGCCCATTTGCAAGCTAG GGAAGAATGGTGTGTATTGTGACCTTGTGAAAAATGTGAGAGAAGCATTTGAAGTTTGTGAACTGGTTCGGATCGACTGTCAAGGGATAAAAGGCAGTGATTTTAGGAAAATTGGTGCCAAGCTCAAG GATCTTGTTTCATGCGTGCTCATATCTTTTGAAAACGAACAGATTCTTATCTGGAGAGGACGAGAATGGAAATCGTCTCTCACAGTTCCAGATAAAAAGGATGATATCCTCAGAGATATCGATGTTGATACTGTCTCTGAAGAGGACGAAGTATCGGAGTCACTTAATCATACTCAAACTGTGAACCAGAACTCTTCTTCTGGTCCTATGGAATTTCAACACGATCCAGATGGTGATGAGTTATGCTCTTCAACTGGAGATATCTCGGCATTGGAAGGCGCAGGCAGTACTTTACATGCCTCATCTACAGAAGATGTTACTACAGATAACTCTCTTGGGGATCATCAAGAACCTGAACAGGAGTTAGAAACATCGGAAGAGATCAACAGACAAAGCGTAGAGAGAGTTTTAAATATGATGAAACAAGCGGTAGAGAGCGGGGCTGCGTTGGTGTTAGACCCTGCTGATCTTGATCCAGACACAGTCTTTGCAAAAGCCGTCGCCTTTTCGAGCGTAGCTACACCGGGACCAGTTTTCCAGCATGGCTTGAAAAAACAACAAGCGGTTAAGAAAGAGGAAAGCCGAGAATTCAGCTACCAAAACTTGGAGGCAAAGACAAGTAGTGTTGTGGTTCCTGGGAGAAAAGAGGTTGCAGCGAGGGTGGAGAGATATGACAAGAGGGAGAAGGAAGGAGTTGAGTTGAAAATGGAAGAGCTTGATGAAGATTACAGAGAAGTGATACCTCATGGAACACTGAAAGTAGATGAACTAGCTAAACTACTTGCCTAA